A region of Toxorhynchites rutilus septentrionalis strain SRP chromosome 1, ASM2978413v1, whole genome shotgun sequence DNA encodes the following proteins:
- the LOC129763313 gene encoding tissue inhibitor of metalloproteinase isoform X2, translating into MMPLRIFGSQSIMLALFFTLGIIIIQLSTIDACSCQPVHAQTAYCDAEYVIVVQVLRKSNRKLDGNNVYKIAIKKEYKMTPHAEKLLKQGKLITPAMDSLCGLHLEANQLYAIAAKDVHIGLCNSFVRKYSDLTIVEKRGLAGIYRKGCPCTIKPCFTSNCNVSIGSCNWTPWAACESDYGSCIPTRGHLVDGTPSKCHWRRSPMYQKCKANSRE; encoded by the exons ATGATGCCATTGAGAATTTTTGGTAGCCAATCCATAATGTTGGCATTATTTTTTACACTAGGAATTATCATCATTCAGCTGTCCACAATAGACGCCTGTAGTTGTCAACCTGTACATGCTCAGACAGCCTATTGCGATGCAGAATACG TTATTGTTGTTCAGGTGCTCAGGAAATCCAACCGAAAGTTAGATGGCAACAACGTTTATAAAATTGCCATAAAGAAAGAATACAAG ATGACTCCTCACGCCGAGAAGCTTTTGAAGCAAGGGAAGCTTATTACGCCTGCAATGGACTCATTGTGCGGCTTGCATCTCGAAGCAAACCAACTGTATGCGATCGCAGCTAAAGACGTGCATATAGGCCTCTGCAATAGTTTTGTGCGCAAGTACTCGGACCTGACGATCGTCGAGAAACGCGGTCTCGCTGGAATTTATCGCAAAGGTTGTCCGTGTACGATAAAACCGTGCTTCACGTCTAACTGCAATGTGTCGATCGGATCCTGCAATTGGACGCCCTGGGCAGCTTGCGAGTCGGATTACGGATCCTGCATACCAACACGGGGACACTTGGTAGACGGAACCCCATCAAAGTGCCACTGGCGTCGGTCACCAATGTATCAAAAATGTAAAGCGAACTCTCGAGAATGA